One part of the Parasphingorhabdus sp. SCSIO 66989 genome encodes these proteins:
- the ftsE gene encoding cell division ATP-binding protein FtsE, whose protein sequence is MQEIVTFDNVGLRYGTGNEVLSDISFRLFPGSFYFLTGASGAGKTSLLKLLYLAQRPSRGVIHMFDTDIVTLTRDRLPGFRRRIGVVFQDFRLVPHLSAFDNVALPLRVAGVVEQDLQGPVREMLDWVGLDDRADARPATLSGGEQQRVAIARAVIARPEILVADEPTGNVDPDMALRLLKLFEALNRLGTTVVVATHDVHLLSQVRDAHMMRLNRGALSDPTGALRNPPRPSDRDIPAADPGGLPEALQ, encoded by the coding sequence ATGCAGGAAATCGTTACATTTGATAATGTTGGCCTGCGCTATGGCACAGGCAATGAAGTGCTCAGCGATATCAGCTTTCGCCTGTTTCCCGGCAGCTTTTACTTTCTCACCGGTGCATCGGGCGCGGGCAAAACCTCATTGCTCAAATTACTCTATCTGGCCCAGAGACCGAGCCGCGGTGTCATCCATATGTTTGATACCGATATTGTCACGCTGACCCGCGATCGGCTCCCCGGTTTCCGGCGGCGTATCGGCGTGGTGTTTCAGGACTTCCGGCTGGTGCCGCATCTTTCAGCCTTTGACAATGTCGCGCTGCCTTTACGCGTCGCGGGGGTCGTAGAGCAGGATTTGCAGGGACCGGTCCGCGAGATGCTGGATTGGGTGGGCCTTGATGACCGTGCTGACGCCCGGCCAGCGACGCTTTCCGGCGGGGAGCAGCAACGCGTCGCCATTGCCCGCGCCGTGATTGCGCGACCTGAGATTTTGGTCGCTGACGAGCCGACCGGAAATGTGGATCCGGATATGGCCTTGCGGCTGCTGAAACTGTTTGAAGCGCTGAACCGTCTGGGGACGACCGTGGTGGTCGCCACCCATGACGTGCACCTGCTCTCTCAAGTGCGCGATGCCCATATGATGCGGCTCAATCGGGGTGCCTTGTCTGACCCGACAGGGGCGTTGCGCAATCCGCCAAGACCGTCTGATCGTGACATTCCCGCAGCTGATCCCGGTGGCTTGCCTGAGGCGCTGCAATGA
- a CDS encoding cell division protein FtsX produces MPWVIAIMIVFTLLAVASGLALRSAAQGMNAELAGRVTVQIVAADPVQQQAERQAAEKILDGLDIVDRRKTLSDAEVDDLLTPWLGEQDMADTITIPTMIDLDLVGTADEAALGTLREALGEEAPSARIDAHGAWLRPVFDLLQSLQILVGLLVLLLVIAMVAAVMLSVRSALNTHGDTINVMHLLGATDVQVARLFQRRVALDAAFGSLVGAGIAALLLLLLGQQVMQLDAGLLNAGQLQWMDLVVLALVPIAVIALTIITARITVLVALKKTL; encoded by the coding sequence ATGCCCTGGGTCATCGCGATCATGATTGTCTTCACCTTATTGGCCGTCGCCAGCGGGTTGGCTTTACGCAGTGCGGCGCAAGGCATGAATGCCGAGCTTGCCGGGCGGGTGACGGTGCAGATTGTCGCCGCCGATCCGGTGCAGCAACAGGCAGAGCGCCAAGCGGCGGAGAAGATTCTCGATGGGCTGGATATTGTTGACCGGCGTAAGACCCTGAGCGATGCGGAGGTTGATGATTTGCTGACTCCCTGGCTTGGCGAGCAGGATATGGCCGACACCATCACCATCCCGACGATGATCGACCTTGATCTTGTCGGCACAGCCGATGAAGCGGCCTTAGGCACGTTGCGTGAAGCGCTTGGCGAAGAGGCGCCCTCGGCGCGCATTGATGCGCATGGGGCTTGGCTGCGCCCTGTTTTTGACCTGTTGCAATCCTTGCAGATTCTGGTTGGCCTGTTGGTGTTGCTGCTGGTGATCGCCATGGTTGCTGCGGTGATGCTCTCGGTGCGCAGTGCATTGAACACCCATGGCGACACCATCAATGTCATGCATTTATTGGGCGCGACGGATGTTCAGGTGGCACGGTTGTTCCAGCGCAGGGTGGCGCTGGACGCCGCCTTTGGCAGCCTTGTGGGCGCAGGCATTGCCGCGCTGCTGCTGCTTTTGCTCGGTCAGCAGGTGATGCAGCTTGATGCGGGATTGCTGAATGCCGGGCAATTGCAGTGGATGGATCTGGTTGTGCTTGCACTGGTGCCGATAGCGGTTATTGCGCTGACGATTATCACCGCGCGCATCACAGTGCTGGTCGCCCTGAAGAAAACACTATAA
- a CDS encoding prephenate/arogenate dehydrogenase family protein yields MRAFTHIAIIGTGLIGSSVARAVREKLPESRLSGFDRDPATRQRAEELGLFDAVHSDYAPLAEADLVLLCVPVGAMAAVGRDIAPHIGADAIISDVGSCKASVLNDLRSALPDATIIPAHPVAGTEKSGPDAGFASLFEGRWCIITPDDNTDESDIARLEAFWSALGANVERMDAEHHDLVLAVTSHLPHLIAYTIVGTASDLESVTRSEVIKYSAGGFRDFTRIAASDPVMWRDVFLSNREAVLDMLQRFTEDLTALQRAIRRDEGDTLEDLFTRTRAIRRGIIDEGQDVAEPDFGRDHG; encoded by the coding sequence ATGAGAGCCTTTACCCATATCGCGATTATCGGCACCGGCCTGATCGGCAGTTCGGTTGCGCGCGCGGTGCGTGAAAAGCTGCCCGAAAGTCGGTTAAGCGGCTTTGATCGCGACCCCGCGACACGCCAGCGCGCCGAAGAGTTGGGACTATTTGACGCGGTGCATAGCGATTATGCGCCGCTCGCCGAGGCTGATCTGGTGCTGCTATGCGTCCCGGTCGGTGCGATGGCGGCGGTGGGACGCGATATCGCGCCGCATATCGGTGCAGATGCGATCATCAGCGATGTCGGCTCATGCAAGGCCAGCGTGCTCAATGATCTGCGCAGCGCCCTGCCCGATGCCACCATCATCCCGGCCCATCCGGTGGCGGGGACCGAGAAAAGCGGGCCGGATGCCGGTTTTGCCAGCCTGTTTGAAGGCCGCTGGTGCATCATCACCCCCGATGACAACACCGATGAAAGCGATATTGCGCGGCTGGAAGCGTTCTGGAGCGCGCTCGGTGCCAATGTCGAGCGCATGGATGCCGAGCATCATGATCTGGTGCTCGCCGTCACCAGCCATTTGCCGCACCTTATCGCCTATACCATTGTGGGCACTGCCAGCGATCTGGAGAGCGTGACCCGATCCGAGGTGATCAAATATTCCGCCGGGGGTTTCCGTGATTTCACCCGCATTGCCGCTTCTGATCCGGTGATGTGGCGCGATGTATTTCTTTCCAATCGTGAGGCGGTGCTGGATATGCTGCAACGCTTCACTGAAGACCTGACCGCCCTGCAACGCGCCATCCGCCGCGATGAGGGCGACACATTGGAAGACCTCTTCACCCGCACCCGCGCCATCCGGCGGGGGATTATTGATGAAGGACAGGATGTGGCCGAACCCGATTTCGGACGGGATCATGGGTGA
- a CDS encoding YdcF family protein, whose translation MIIRIFALLLLSWIIGFVVFAVSLPLPLEEQKTDAIVVLTGGPKRIDRGLEAVEKDWSKAMLITGVDRQVLREELVAQYPDHEATFNCCIDLGFAAVDTRTNALEMARWVAKGEYDSVRLITSDWHMHRAAFEIGRAMPDNVTIYQDAVRGQPSLETLFREYNKYLLRLAGALTGV comes from the coding sequence ATGATTATCCGTATTTTTGCCCTTCTCCTGCTGAGCTGGATTATCGGCTTTGTCGTCTTCGCTGTGTCGCTTCCGCTGCCGCTTGAGGAGCAGAAGACCGATGCCATTGTTGTCCTGACGGGTGGACCGAAGCGGATTGATCGCGGGCTGGAAGCGGTTGAGAAAGACTGGTCCAAGGCGATGCTGATCACCGGGGTCGACCGCCAGGTGCTGCGCGAGGAACTTGTGGCGCAATATCCCGATCATGAAGCGACGTTCAATTGCTGCATTGATCTTGGTTTTGCGGCTGTCGATACCCGCACCAATGCGCTGGAAATGGCGCGCTGGGTGGCGAAGGGCGAGTATGACAGCGTGCGGCTGATTACCTCGGATTGGCACATGCATCGCGCCGCCTTTGAGATTGGCCGGGCAATGCCGGACAATGTCACCATCTATCAGGATGCGGTGCGTGGTCAGCCATCTTTGGAAACGTTGTTCAGGGAATATAACAAATATCTGCTGCGTCTTGCCGGGGCGCTAACCGGGGTGTGA
- a CDS encoding zinc-ribbon domain-containing protein translates to MIIACPSCGTRYAVPDTAIGATGRTVRCAKCGHSWHQQGPVLELEKDTVLPTASREEPVSKPTAPAESAPYQEPDAEDTVAAQDAEDSDKTIAAPATSPPLHNAPPGQDVSAATETHSDAPAYGDDSPYMDDFPAKDPFAHEPPFKPRRNPAKLWTRAAIGFALIAALLIGWLYVYGLPAGFSFGQSVPEAAVVGLEINLPIDEDDRRTLPDGTELFAASGSVINKSAERRDVPDMLIVLRNADDRIVYEQEIRAPVASLGPGEEARFDEALLDIPRSAVKAEISWAPGAL, encoded by the coding sequence ATGATTATTGCCTGTCCATCCTGCGGTACACGCTATGCGGTTCCGGATACCGCGATTGGCGCCACCGGGCGCACGGTGCGCTGTGCCAAATGCGGCCATAGCTGGCATCAGCAAGGGCCGGTGCTGGAGCTTGAGAAAGACACGGTGCTGCCAACTGCCAGCAGAGAAGAGCCGGTATCAAAGCCAACGGCTCCGGCAGAATCCGCGCCATATCAGGAGCCGGACGCGGAGGATACGGTTGCGGCACAGGATGCTGAGGATAGCGACAAGACCATTGCCGCACCGGCGACATCGCCTCCACTTCATAATGCACCACCAGGCCAAGACGTAAGTGCTGCGACCGAAACCCACAGCGATGCGCCTGCCTATGGCGATGATAGTCCCTATATGGACGACTTTCCGGCAAAAGACCCTTTCGCCCATGAGCCGCCATTCAAGCCCCGCCGCAATCCAGCGAAGCTGTGGACCCGGGCAGCTATCGGCTTTGCACTGATTGCCGCGCTGCTGATCGGATGGCTGTATGTCTATGGCCTGCCAGCGGGTTTCTCTTTCGGCCAATCCGTGCCCGAGGCCGCGGTTGTCGGGCTGGAAATAAACCTGCCGATAGACGAGGATGACCGCCGCACCCTGCCCGATGGCACCGAGCTGTTCGCCGCCAGCGGCAGCGTCATCAACAAAAGTGCGGAGCGCCGCGATGTCCCCGATATGCTGATCGTATTGCGCAATGCCGATGATCGCATTGTCTATGAACAGGAAATCCGCGCGCCGGTCGCCAGCCTCGGACCCGGCGAAGAAGCGCGCTTTGACGAAGCCCTGCTGGACATTCCAAGATCAGCAGTAAAGGCTGAGATCAGCTGGGCGCCGGGAGCGCTCTGA
- a CDS encoding winged helix-turn-helix domain-containing tetratricopeptide repeat protein, translating into MRYRFHEFEFSPINRELRRKGDIVALPATVRAMLAHLIDNRHRVCTREELAKAAWPDHLVADHTLTARLSDLRRALASAKRPNPVRTVYGKGVQFVGEVELDSARITLADRAEEAAGQKEQTRGRPSIAVLPFKQSSGSPEQVAVSDALPDDIISELTNLRWLFVIARGSTFRFPSYQHSLTEIGRELQVRYCLSGEVRDEGDKLRITVELAETVGETILWRDSFTTKITGAHELRQEIVSRIASELDRRITDHEIAQARLKNPNSLDAWGVYHNGLAKVLGHNTQNLDGALADFSRCIEFDPRFARGYTGLVHTRWLRTLQLELDQKAAELTGMIEAAKQAEQIDPGDPSVLVSMGRASWFTGRIDTAKDQFRHALKVAPSSTAALTNLAGLHMLLGEAEASIDANSEAIALSPLDPNMHTWLATQMGALLQLGRAEEAIEHAERAIASPKAIMPTYAMALLTYHQADHKERGMELADQLKQMKPEFSVVEISRKMPMLQRFKDAFDEAFSEFGLDA; encoded by the coding sequence GTGCGCTATCGTTTTCATGAGTTTGAGTTCTCGCCGATCAATCGCGAGCTGCGGCGCAAGGGCGATATTGTCGCGCTGCCTGCCACCGTGCGCGCCATGCTGGCGCATCTGATCGACAATCGGCATCGCGTTTGCACACGCGAGGAGCTGGCAAAGGCCGCCTGGCCCGACCATCTTGTGGCCGATCACACGCTGACCGCGCGGCTCAGCGATCTGCGCCGCGCGCTCGCCAGCGCCAAGCGACCAAATCCTGTGCGCACGGTTTATGGCAAGGGGGTGCAATTTGTCGGCGAGGTGGAGCTTGATAGCGCACGCATCACATTGGCGGATCGGGCAGAGGAGGCAGCTGGCCAAAAGGAGCAGACCAGAGGGCGGCCATCAATCGCGGTGCTGCCTTTCAAGCAAAGCTCCGGGTCGCCAGAACAAGTCGCCGTCTCTGATGCACTTCCCGATGATATAATCTCTGAACTCACCAATCTCCGCTGGCTGTTCGTCATCGCACGCGGATCGACCTTCCGCTTTCCATCCTATCAGCACAGCCTGACAGAGATCGGACGCGAGTTGCAGGTGCGCTATTGCCTCTCGGGCGAGGTCAGAGATGAGGGCGACAAGCTGCGGATCACCGTCGAACTGGCAGAGACTGTTGGCGAGACGATCCTTTGGCGCGACAGCTTCACCACCAAAATCACCGGCGCGCATGAATTGCGTCAGGAAATCGTCTCGCGCATTGCCAGCGAGCTTGATCGCAGGATCACCGATCATGAAATTGCCCAGGCCCGACTGAAGAACCCGAATAGCCTGGATGCCTGGGGCGTATATCATAATGGTCTCGCCAAGGTGCTCGGCCATAACACGCAAAACCTGGATGGCGCGCTTGCCGATTTCTCGCGCTGTATCGAATTCGACCCGCGTTTCGCGCGCGGCTATACCGGGCTGGTGCACACCCGCTGGCTGCGCACGCTCCAGCTGGAGCTCGACCAGAAAGCAGCGGAATTGACCGGGATGATCGAGGCGGCAAAGCAAGCCGAACAGATTGATCCCGGTGACCCTTCCGTGCTGGTATCCATGGGCCGCGCGAGCTGGTTTACCGGGCGGATCGACACCGCGAAGGACCAGTTCAGGCACGCTCTCAAGGTCGCGCCCAGCTCGACCGCAGCGCTCACCAATCTGGCTGGCCTGCACATGCTACTGGGTGAGGCAGAGGCCAGCATCGATGCCAATTCCGAAGCCATCGCGCTCAGTCCGCTAGACCCCAATATGCACACCTGGCTGGCCACGCAAATGGGCGCGCTGCTCCAACTTGGCCGCGCCGAAGAGGCCATTGAACATGCAGAGCGTGCCATAGCTTCGCCCAAGGCCATCATGCCGACCTATGCCATGGCGCTTCTGACCTATCATCAAGCTGACCATAAGGAGCGCGGGATGGAATTGGCGGATCAGCTCAAGCAAATGAAGCCTGAATTCAGCGTTGTCGAAATCAGCCGAAAAATGCCCATGCTCCAACGTTTCAAAGACGCGTTTGACGAGGCGTTCTCCGAATTCGGCCTTGATGCCTAG
- the hisC gene encoding histidinol-phosphate transaminase, giving the protein MTAPQPKPWISAISAYSPGKSKLAGDRVPVKLSSNENPLGASAAAIASLASDAEAKTARYPDPDCIALRAALSELHDLPMDQIVCGTGSDELLNLAAQGYAGPGDAIIHVRYGFSVYDIATRRIGAEPVIAPDTDYGSDVDAIIACITDKTRVIFLANPNNPTGTLLPDSEIERLHAALPANVLLVLDQAYEEYLDPLPGRDPFALAREYDNVLITRTFSKIYGLAAQRIGWAFGAPELIDTINRIRAPFNVTSSGQAAAMAALEDQRFVARSRAHNAEWRQWLADEIATLGNHGLHAIPSHANFLLVRFDGTLTAEAAYNGLAAAGYITRWLPGQGLANCLRISIGTEAEMRGLIQALRALLESGVHS; this is encoded by the coding sequence ATGACTGCCCCGCAGCCAAAACCCTGGATCAGCGCGATATCGGCCTATAGCCCGGGCAAGTCGAAGCTCGCCGGGGATCGGGTGCCGGTCAAGCTGTCGTCTAACGAGAACCCGCTGGGCGCGTCCGCCGCTGCAATCGCAAGCCTGGCGAGCGATGCTGAGGCCAAAACCGCGCGCTATCCTGACCCGGATTGCATCGCTTTGCGCGCGGCTCTCAGCGAGTTGCACGATTTGCCAATGGATCAGATTGTCTGCGGCACCGGCTCGGATGAGCTGCTTAATCTTGCGGCGCAAGGCTATGCCGGGCCGGGCGATGCAATCATCCATGTGCGTTATGGCTTTTCGGTCTATGATATCGCAACGCGGCGTATCGGCGCGGAACCGGTGATCGCGCCGGACACAGATTATGGCAGCGATGTTGATGCAATCATCGCCTGTATAACCGACAAGACGCGGGTAATCTTCCTCGCCAATCCCAATAATCCCACCGGCACGCTATTGCCTGATAGCGAGATAGAGCGGCTGCACGCCGCCCTGCCCGCCAATGTGCTGCTCGTGCTTGATCAGGCATATGAAGAATATCTTGATCCACTCCCCGGGCGCGATCCGTTCGCGCTGGCACGCGAATATGACAATGTGCTGATCACCCGCACATTCTCGAAAATCTATGGCTTGGCAGCGCAGCGTATCGGCTGGGCCTTTGGTGCGCCGGAGCTGATCGACACCATCAACCGCATCCGTGCGCCGTTTAATGTCACCTCTTCCGGGCAGGCCGCAGCGATGGCCGCGCTGGAGGATCAGCGTTTTGTCGCCCGTTCGCGCGCGCATAATGCTGAATGGCGGCAATGGTTGGCCGATGAGATTGCGACACTGGGCAATCACGGGCTACACGCTATTCCCAGCCACGCCAATTTCCTGCTGGTTCGCTTTGATGGCACGTTGACCGCAGAAGCCGCCTATAACGGGCTGGCCGCTGCAGGCTATATCACCCGCTGGCTGCCCGGTCAGGGGCTTGCCAATTGCCTGCGCATCAGCATCGGCACCGAGGCGGAGATGCGCGGGCTGATACAAGCCTTGCGCGCGCTGCTTGAAAGCGGGGTGCACTCATGA
- a CDS encoding lysophospholipid acyltransferase family protein gives MLAALSTLIAAIRTALFTLVFYLGSVPFVIIAAIMAPLSMPLLRKVAHSWGHFHYGCVRWLLGIRVEIDGHFRHGPVLYAIRHESFFEAIELLRLHDRPVPIAKKQLSGVPLWSMVAERYGMIYVDRSGGAKALRAMLKAAKGYTDDGRPLIIFPEGTRMRHGEQRKLQSGFAGLYRMLGLTVVPVAVNSGRLLGPYNRIKYAGVITYKIGEPIPPGLDREEMEARVTEAINALNGEDVADKVS, from the coding sequence ATGTTGGCCGCATTGTCGACACTCATCGCTGCGATCCGCACGGCGCTGTTCACACTTGTCTTTTATCTCGGCTCGGTGCCCTTTGTCATTATCGCGGCCATCATGGCCCCCTTATCCATGCCGCTATTGCGCAAGGTTGCGCATAGCTGGGGGCATTTTCACTATGGCTGTGTCCGCTGGCTGCTGGGTATCCGGGTAGAGATCGATGGCCATTTCCGGCACGGTCCGGTGCTTTATGCCATCCGCCACGAATCCTTTTTTGAGGCGATAGAGCTGTTGCGCTTGCACGATCGTCCGGTGCCGATAGCCAAGAAACAGCTTTCCGGCGTCCCGCTATGGAGCATGGTGGCTGAGCGTTATGGCATGATCTATGTCGACCGTTCGGGTGGTGCCAAAGCGCTGCGGGCGATGTTGAAGGCGGCAAAGGGCTATACCGATGATGGTCGACCGCTGATTATCTTCCCCGAAGGCACCAGAATGCGTCATGGCGAGCAGCGTAAACTGCAATCGGGCTTTGCCGGGCTCTATCGCATGCTCGGCCTTACGGTCGTGCCAGTTGCGGTGAATAGCGGGCGGCTATTGGGGCCGTATAATCGGATAAAATATGCGGGCGTTATAACCTATAAGATTGGTGAGCCTATCCCGCCGGGTCTGGATCGGGAAGAGATGGAAGCGCGGGTGACGGAAGCGATCAATGCGCTTAATGGCGAGGATGTGGCTGATAAAGTTTCATAA